One Nitrospirota bacterium genomic region harbors:
- a CDS encoding DUF2283 domain-containing protein: MKIKYFSDTDTALVEFSDLEVAETKEINENIYIDLDTSGNLVAMTIEHARKQASLPHLSYEQIEKKPSNKSLQRTAKSRR, encoded by the coding sequence ATGAAAATAAAATATTTTTCAGATACCGATACGGCCTTAGTGGAGTTTTCTGACTTGGAAGTTGCGGAGACCAAGGAGATAAACGAAAATATTTACATCGACCTCGATACATCTGGCAATTTGGTTGCCATGACGATTGAGCATGCCCGCAAGCAAGCAAGCCTCCCCCATCTATCCTATGAGCAGATAGAAAAGAAACCGTCTAACAAATCACTCCAGCGGACGGCTAAAAGCCGCCGCTGA